In the genome of Denticeps clupeoides chromosome 13, fDenClu1.1, whole genome shotgun sequence, one region contains:
- the LOC114801910 gene encoding arf-GAP with coiled-coil, ANK repeat and PH domain-containing protein 2-like isoform X3 has product MKIMLDFEECLKDSPRFRATIEEVEGDVCELESKLDKLVKLCIGMIDAGKAYNTANKQFVNGIRELAQQSTKDEVIESSLTKFAESLQEMIKYHTILFDQAQRSIKCQLQTFVKEDLRKFKEAKKQFDKVSEEKEAALIKNAQAPRNKQHEVEEATNSLIATRKFFRHIVLDYVLQINVLQSKRRSEILKAMLSFMYAHLTFFHQGYDLFSELQPLMKLLVGQLDQLVVDGAKEKRDMEQKHSTIQQKDFSNDDTKLEYNVDADNGIAMEGYLFKRASNAFKTWNRRWFSIQNNQLVYQKKFKDNPTVVVEDLRLCTVKHCEDIERRFCFEVVSPTKSCMMQADSEKLRQAWIKAVQNSIATAFRDDAEKLEKRRSTSTGSLDSGGEPKEKTLKGESALQRVLAIGGNTTCCDCGQPDPRWASINLGITLCIQCSGIHRSLGVHFSKVRSLTLDTWEPELLKLMCELGNGVINHIYEARREELGARKPHPGDPRHEIEAYIRAKYVERRFVRRPSDEELKMKVVNLSTRVKRLSNGNSEILSPRPPQPNPKARPSSASSAATCSGDPRPELLFGADELDSLFSYFDTSSKQRSIKSSDSGIQNSTDGSREMLANTASTNSMHDTESAAPKPTASLCKEMVVFCEPKEYSPGLQLFWASCSCSLPDMAEALAHGAEVNWINTEDDKRTPLIMAVHGGSLVTCEFLLQNGANVNQMDTNGRGPLHHATILGHTGQVCLFLKRGANQNAADIDDQTPLTIAVEAANADIVTLLRLAKMNEEMREAEGPYNPSGDETYQDIFQDFTQMASHDPEKLNRFQTYDSQKQ; this is encoded by the exons ATGAAGATCATGCTGGATTTCGAGGAATGTCTGAAGGACTCTCCGCGATTCAG GGCCACCATAGAAGAAGTGGAGGGAGATGTATGTGAACTCGAGTCTAAACTCGATAAG cTGGTGAAGCTGTGCATTGGGATGATTGATGCTGGAAAGGCGTACAACACCGCCAACAAACAATTTGTGAACGGAATCCGGGAATTAGCACAGCAATCAACAAAAGATGAAGTCATAGAA TCCAGCCTGACTAAGTTTGCCGAAAGTCTGCAGGAGATGATCAAATATCACACA ATCTTATTTGATCAAGCTCAGAGGTCAATCAAATGCCAACTCCAGACATTTGTGAAAGA AGACTTGCGAAAGTTTAAGGAGGCCAAGAAACAGTTTGACAAAGTGAGCGAGGAGAAGGAAGCAGCGCTCATCAAAAACGCTCAGGCACCACGCAACAAGCAGCACGAAGTAGAGGAAGCCACCAACAGCCTCATCGCCACGCGCAAATTTTTCCGCCATATCGTTCTAGACTATGTGCTTCAG ATCAATGTTCTCCAGTCCAAAAGAAGATCAGAAATCCTCAAAGCG ATGCTGTCCTTCATGTACGCCCACTTGACATTTTTCCACCAGGGCTATGACCTCTTCAGTGAGCTGCAGCCACTAATGAAGCTTTTGGTTGGACAG TTGGACCAACTGGTGGTGGATGGAGCAAAAGAGAAGCGTGACATGGAGCAGAAGCACTCCACCATTCAGCAGAAG GACTTTTCGAATGACGACACCAAGCTGGAGTACAATGTGGATGCAGACAATGGAATTGCAATGGAGGGTTACTTATTCAAGAGAGCAAGTAATGCCTTCAAGACATGGAACAG gcgTTGGTTCTCAATTCAGAACAATCAGTTAGTGTACCAGAAGAAATTTAAG GACAACCCtacagtggtggtggaggaCCTGCGTCTTTGCACAGTCAAGCACTGTGAGGACATCGAACGCCGCTTCTGTTTTGAAGTGGTGTCTCCTACCAA GAGCTGCATGATGCAGGCGGATTCTGAGAAACTGCGGCAGGCCTGGATCAAAGCTGTGCAGAACAGCATTGCCACGGCCTTCCGGGATGATGCTGAG AAGCTGGAAAAGAGAAGGTCCACATCGACAGGCAGTCTGGACTCAGGTGGAGAACCCAAAGAGAAGACTCTGAAAGGAGAGAGTGCTCTGCAGCGGGTCCTGGCCATTGGTGGCAACACCACATGCTGTGACTGCGGGCAGCCAGACCCACGCTGGGCCAGCATCAACCTGGGCATCACTCTGTGTATTCAGTGCTCTGGCATTCACCG GAGCCTGGGTGTCCACTTCTCCAAAGTGAGATCGCTGACACTGGACACATGGGAACCAGAACTCCTGAAG CTAATGTGTGAGCTGGGAAATGGAGTCATCAACCACATTTACGAGGCCCGACGAGAGGAGCTGGGTGCCAGAAAACCACACCCTGGAGACCCCAG GCATGAGATTGAGGCCTACATCCGAGCCAAATACGTAGAGCGCAGGTTTGTGCGCCGTCCTTCCGATGAAGAGCTGAAGATGAAGGTGGTTAACCTGAGCACACGGGTGAAACGGCTGAGCAATGGCAACTCTGAAATTTTGTCCCCAAGACCACCACAACCCAACCCCAAAGCTCGGCCAAGCTCTGCATCCTCAG CTGCGACCTGCAGCGGGGACCCTCGACCCGAGTTGCTGTTCGGTGCCGATGAGCTAGACTCTCTCTTCTCCTACTTTGACACTTCATCCAAACAGCGCAGTA tAAAGAGCTCTGACAGCGGCATTCAGAACAGCACAGACGGAAGCAGGGAGATGCTTGCCAACACCGCTTCTACCAACAGCATGCACGACACAG aATCAGCTGCACCCAAGCCCACAGCTTCACTTTGTAAGGAAATGGTGGTTTTCTGCGAGCCCAAGGAGTATTCCCCCGGCCTGCAGCTCTTCTGggcctcctgcagctgcagcctgCCGGACATGGCCGAGGCCCTGGCACACGGGGCAGAGGTCAACTGGATCAACACCGAGGATGACAAGAGGACGCCCCTCATCATGGCTGTGCATGGA GGCTCCCTGGTGACATGTGAGTTCCTGCTCCAGAACGGTGCAAATGTGAACCAGATGGATACTAATGGCCGAGGGCCATTGCACCATGCAACCATTCTCGGCCATACTGG TCAGGTGTGTTTATTCTTGAAGAGGGGAGCGAATCAGAATGCTGCTGACATTGATGACCAAACGCCACTGACTATTGCAGTTGAGGCAGCTAATGCTGATATTGTCACTTT GCTTCGTCTGGCCAAGATGAATGAGGAGATGCGAGAGGCGGAGGGGCCGTACAACCCTTCAG GAGATGAAACCTATCAGGACATTTTCCAAGACTTCACCCAGATGGCATCACATGACCCTGAAAAGCTGAATCGATTCCAAACATATGACTCCCAGAAACAGTGA